Proteins found in one Actinokineospora alba genomic segment:
- a CDS encoding sodium-independent anion transporter → MFFANADDFRHRALAAVDDSPTPVEWFLLNAEANVDVDLTAVDAIEDLRAELARRGIVFAMARVKQELREDLDRAGLIARIGTDRVPTLPTAVNAYRVAYTERHGTPPPGTGPAG, encoded by the coding sequence ATGTTCTTCGCCAACGCCGACGACTTCCGACACCGTGCGCTCGCCGCCGTCGACGACTCCCCCACCCCCGTGGAGTGGTTCCTGCTCAACGCCGAGGCCAACGTCGACGTCGACCTGACCGCCGTCGACGCCATCGAGGACCTGCGTGCCGAGCTGGCGCGGCGCGGCATCGTGTTCGCCATGGCCCGGGTCAAGCAGGAGCTGCGCGAGGACCTCGACCGGGCCGGGCTGATCGCCCGGATCGGGACGGATCGCGTCCCCACCCTGCCGACCGCCGTGAACGCCTACCGCGTCGCCTACACCGAGCGACACGGGACTCCCCCACCCGGCACCGGACCGGCCGGCTAG